A genomic region of Lates calcarifer isolate ASB-BC8 linkage group LG9, TLL_Latcal_v3, whole genome shotgun sequence contains the following coding sequences:
- the nxnl2 gene encoding nucleoredoxin-like protein 2 — MVEVFTGRTLLNKDGDFVDPEEALRNKVVGIYFSAGWCPPCRDFTPILCDFYTELVEEGEPPAQFEIVFVSSDKSSDDMVEYYHDMHGDWLALPWTDDYKHELKQRYKITAVPKLVIVKENGDVITDKGRKQIRDRGLACFRTWLDAAEIFQNFKG, encoded by the exons ATGGTAGAGGTCTTTACCGGGCGGACACTCCTGAACAAAGACGGGGATTTCGTCGACCCCGAGGAGGCGTTGAGGAATAAAGTGGTGGGGATCTACTTCTCTGCAGGATGGTGTCCGCCTTGTCGGGACTTCACACCCATCCTGTGTGATTTCTACACGGAACTGGTTGAAGAGGGTGAACCTCCTGCTCAGTTTGAAATAGTTTTCGTCTCTTCTGACAAGTCGAGTGATGATATGGTTGAATATTATCATGATATGCACGGAGACTGGCTTGCTCTGCCCTGGACGGATGACTACAAACA tgagtTGAAGCAGCGGTACAAGATCACAGCGGTGCCCAAGCTGGTGATCGTGAAGGAGAACGGCGACGTGATCACAGACAAGGGCAGGAAACAGATCAGAGACCGAGGCCTGGCCTGTTTCAGGACCTGGCTGGATGCTGCAGAGATCTTTCAGAACTTTAAGGGTTAG